A genomic stretch from Bos mutus isolate GX-2022 chromosome 4, NWIPB_WYAK_1.1, whole genome shotgun sequence includes:
- the ZNF862 gene encoding zinc finger protein 862 isoform X2 has product MEPRESGKAPVMFDDITVYLLQEEWVLLSQQQKDICGSDKLVAPLGSTIASPELFYKFEQGPEPWLASVQGQRSHLSPNPGKTKMGFVEEMDMQSSSREAGLYLPPQKEACLSHFSSERGSLQGDCAGRSSKPSKPRSIQKSWFAQFPWLVMNEEQTALFCCACREYPSVRDKRSRLIEGYTGPFKVETLKYHAKSKAHVFCVKALAARDPLWAARFQSTQEVSGDVLASQGPFFPADYPIFYPPGPLGACDNVAQLLPSSRAALGDPGGNGAIPALYLDRIPDFRQTEIVDDIRSSSDDNILCNDSAEPCGQDPSEEGLLEELPVVFEDVAVYFTREEWGALDKWQKELYRDVMQMNYELLASLGPAAAKPDLISKLERRAAPWIRDPHGPKLGKGRPPPGKKKTVAVREAHIQASAVESSWLPVPSVETCTSYCRPRLCELEADGQAKIKRTYRPRSIQRSWFGQFPWLVMDPKETKLFCSACKERPSLHDRSSRLVRGYTGPFKVETLKYHEVSKAHKLCVNTVELREDTPLAASVPEISSDLMANMEHFFHAAYSIAYHSRPLNDFEKILQLLQSTGTMILGKYRNRTACTQFIKHISETLKKEILEDVRNSPCLSVLLDGATDASDQSCVGIYLRYLKGTEMKESYLTLAPLHSETADGYFETIISALDELDIPFRKPGWVVGLGTDGSAPLRCGGGLVEKLQEILPQLLPVHCVAHRLPLAVVDACGGIGLVKKCDRHIRTVFKFYQSSNKRLNELQEGAAPLEQEMVRLKDLNAVRWVASERRTLNALTLSWPALARHLQSVADAGGQVGHRAQGMLKLMKGFHFLKFCHFLLDFLSLYGPLSEVCQKEIVLITEVNATLGRAYVALETLRHRAGPKEEEFNAGFRDGRLHGIVLERTETSEQWFQADRERVVLTGIEYLQRRFDADRPPQLRNMEVFDTKAWPSGMALASFGNDDILTLARYFELSLPPGYSEEALLEEWLGLKVMAQNLPFSMLCKHALAQHRRFPLLSRLLALVVCVPVSTSCCERGFSAMNRIRTDERTKLSNEVINMLMMTAVNGVAVTEYDPQPAIQHWYLTSSGRRFSHVYTCAPVPSRSHARLRKKTGALCREEPNAWKPPGPSCREPVEVLTACVLEPPERLPCPLLGQEAPGCPAKALL; this is encoded by the exons ATGGAGCCCAGGGAGTCGGGGAAG gctcctgtgatGTTTGACGACATCACGGTGTACTTGCTTCAGGAGGAGTGGGTGCTGCTGAGTCAGCAGCAGAAGGACATCTGTGGTTCTGACAAGCTGGTGGCACCCCTGG GATCAACTATTGCCAGCCCGGAGCTGTTCTATAAATTTGAGCAAGGGCCAGAACCATGGCTCGCCAGTGTCCAAGGTCAGAGGAGTCACTTGAGCCCCAACCCAG GAAAAACCAAGATGGGCTTCGTGGAGGAAATGGATATGCAGAGCTCATCCAGAGAAGCTGGACtctacctgcctcctcagaaggAAGCCTGTCTGTCCCATTTCAGCTCAGAGAGAGGCAGCCTCCAGGGAGACTGTGCAGGAAGAAGCAGCAAACCCTCCAAACCCCGATCCATCCAGAAGTCGTGGTTTGCGCAGTTCCCGTGGTTGGTCATGAATGAGGAGCAGACGGCTCTCTTTTGCTGTGCTTGCCGGGAATACCCATCTGTCAGGGACAAGCGGTCAAGATTAATAGAAGGTTATACCGGACCATTCAAGGTGGAGACTCTCAAATACCACGCCAAGAGCAAGGCCCACGTGTTCTGTGTCAAGGCCTTGGCGGCACGGGACCCCCTCTGGGCAGCCCGTTTCCAGAGCACCCAGGAGGTGTCTGGTGATGTACTGGCCAGCCAGGGGCCCTTCTTCCCTGCAGATTATCCCATATTTTACCCCCCAGGGCCTCTGGGGGCCTGTGATAATGTAGCCCAGCTCCTGCCCAGCTCGAGAGCTGCCCTGGGGGACCCTGGAGGGAATGGAGCAATTCCTGCATTGTACCTGGATCGCATCCCTGATTTCAGGCAAACAGAAATCGTTGATGACATCCGCAGTTCCTCAGATGACAACATTTTATGTAATGACTCTGCTGAACCCTGTGGCCAG gaTCCTTCTGAGGAGGGGCTGTTGGAGGAGCTCCCGGTGGTGTTTGAGGATGTGGCGGTGTATTTCACCCGGGAGGAGTGGGGCGCGCTAGACAAGTGGCAGAAGGAACTGTACAGAGACGTGATGCAGATGAACTATGAGCTGTTGGCGTCCCTGG GGCCTGCTGCTGCCAAACCAGACCTGATCTCAAAACTGGAGCGGAGAGCTGCACCCTGGATCAGGGACCCACATGGGCCAAAGTTGGGGAAAGGCCGTCCTCCTCCAG ggaaaaagaagacgGTGGCCGTTAGAGAGGCGCACATACAGGCTTCAGCTGTAGAGTCCTCGTGGCTTCCAGTTCCTTCTGTGGAGACGTGTACCTCCTACTGCAGGCCCCGCCTTTGTGAACTGGAGGCAGATGGACAGGCGAAAATCAAGAGGACTTACAGACCCCGCTCAATTCAGAGGTCGTGGTTTGGGCAGTTCCCATGGTTAGTGATGGACCCCAAAGAGACCAAGCTTTTCTGCTCAGCTTGCAAAGAAAGGCCTAGTCTCCATGACAGATCATCCCGGCTGGTCCGCGGCTACACGGGCCCTTTCAAAGTGGAGACTTTAAAGTACCATGAAGTCAGCAAAGCACACAAGCTCTGTGTCAACACCGTGGAACTCAGGGAGGACACCCCACTGGCCGCCTCAGTCCCCGAGATCTCCAGTGACCTGATGGCCAACATGGAGCACTTTTTCCACGCCGCCTACTCAATCGCGTACCACTCAAGGCCCCTGAACGACTTCGAGAAGATCCTGCAGCTCCTCCAGAGCACGGGGACCATGATTTTGGGCAAGTACCGAAACCGTACCGCCTGCACGCAGTTCATCAAGCACATCTCCGAGACTCTGAAGAAGGAGATCTTGGAGGACGTGCGCAACTCCCCGTGCCTGAGCGTGCTGCTGGACGGCGCCACGGACGCCTCCGACCAGTCCTGTGTGGGCATCTACCTGCGCTATTTGAAGGGGACGGAGATGAAGGAGTCTTACCTCACGCTGGCCCCCCTCCACAGCGAGACGGCCGACGGATACTTCGAGACCATCATCTCGGCTCTGGACGAGCTGGACATCCCCTTCCGGAAGCCGGGCTGGGTGGTGGGCCTGGGAACTGATGGCTCCGCCCCGCTGCGCTGCGGGGGCGGCCTGGTGGAGAAGCTCCAGGAGATCCTGCCCCAGCTGCTGCCAGTGCACTGCGTGGCCCACCGGCTCCCCCTGGCCGTGGTCGACGCCTGCGGGGGCATCGGCCTGGTCAAGAAGTGTGACCGGCACATCCGAACCGTCTTCAAGTTCTACCAGTCCTCCAACAAGAGGCTGAATGAGCTGCAGGAAGGCGCggctcccctggagcaggaaatggtccGCCTGAAGGACCTGAATGCCGTCAGGTGGGTGGCCAGCGAGAGGCGCACGCTGAACGCGCTCACCCTGAGCTGGCCCGCCCTGGCCAGGCACCTCCAGAGCGTGGCGGACGCGGGTGGGCAGGTTGGGCACAGGGCCCAAGGCATGCTGAAGCTGATGAagggcttccatttcctcaagTTCTGCCACTTCCTCTTGGACTTCCTGAGCCTCTACGGGCCTTTGTCCGAGGTATGCCAGAAGGAGATCGTGCTGATCACCGAGGTGAACGCCACGCTGGGGCGGGCCTACGTGGCACTGGAGACCCTCCGTCACCGGGCAGGCCCCAAAGAGGAAGAGTTCAATGCTGGCTTCAGGGACGGGCGGCTCCACGGCATCGTGCTGGAGAGGACTGAAACGTCAGAACAGTGGTTCCAGGCAGACAGGGAGAGAGTGGTCCTGACGGGGATCGAATACCTCCAGCGCAGGTTTGACGCTGACCGTCCCCCGCAGCTCAGGAACATGGAGGTGTTTGACACCAAGGCCTGGCCAAGTGGGATGGCCCTGGCCAGTTTCGGGAATGACGACATCCTGACCCTGGCCAGGTATTTTGAACTCTCACTCCCCCCAGGATACAGCGAGGAGGCTCTGCTGGAGGAGTGGCTGGGCCTGAAGGTCATGGCCCAGAACCTGCCCTTCTCCATGCTGTGCAAGCATGCACTGGCCCAGCACCGCCGCTTCCCCCTGCTCAGCCGGCTCCTGGCCCTGGTGGTCTGCGTGCCTGTCTCCACCTCCTGCTGTGAGCGCGGATTCAGTGCCATGAACCGGATCAGGACCGATGAGAGGACCAAGCTCTCCAATGAGGTGATCAACATGCTTATGATGACGGCCGTGAATGGTGTGGCGGTCACAGAGTATGACCCCCAGCCGGCCATCCAGCACTGGTACCTGACCTCCTCAGGCCGGCGGTTCAGCCACGTCTACACCTGTGCCCCGGTGCCGTCCCGCTCCCACGCAA GGCTCAGGAAGAAGACTGGTGCACTCTGCAGGGAGGAGCCCAACGCCTGGAAGCCGCCCGGCCCGTCCTGCAGGGAACCAGTGGAGGTCCTGACGGCCTGCGTCTTGGAGCCTCCTGAGAGGCTCCCATGTCCCCTCCTTGGCCAGGAGGCCCCAGGCTGTCCTGCTAAAGCACTCCTGTAG
- the ZNF862 gene encoding zinc finger protein 862 isoform X1, producing MEPRESGKAPVMFDDITVYLLQEEWVLLSQQQKDICGSDKLVAPLGSTIASPELFYKFEQGPEPWLASVQGQRSHLSPNPGKTKMGFVEEMDMQSSSREAGLYLPPQKEACLSHFSSERGSLQGDCAGRSSKPSKPRSIQKSWFAQFPWLVMNEEQTALFCCACREYPSVRDKRSRLIEGYTGPFKVETLKYHAKSKAHVFCVKALAARDPLWAARFQSTQEVSGDVLASQGPFFPADYPIFYPPGPLGACDNVAQLLPSSRAALGDPGGNGAIPALYLDRIPDFRQTEIVDDIRSSSDDNILCNDSAEPCGQDPSEEGLLEELPVVFEDVAVYFTREEWGALDKWQKELYRDVMQMNYELLASLGPAAAKPDLISKLERRAAPWIRDPHGPKLGKGRPPPGKKKTVAVREAHIQASAVESSWLPVPSVETCTSYCRPRLCELEADGQAKIKRTYRPRSIQRSWFGQFPWLVMDPKETKLFCSACKERPSLHDRSSRLVRGYTGPFKVETLKYHEVSKAHKLCVNTVELREDTPLAASVPEISSDLMANMEHFFHAAYSIAYHSRPLNDFEKILQLLQSTGTMILGKYRNRTACTQFIKHISETLKKEILEDVRNSPCLSVLLDGATDASDQSCVGIYLRYLKGTEMKESYLTLAPLHSETADGYFETIISALDELDIPFRKPGWVVGLGTDGSAPLRCGGGLVEKLQEILPQLLPVHCVAHRLPLAVVDACGGIGLVKKCDRHIRTVFKFYQSSNKRLNELQEGAAPLEQEMVRLKDLNAVRWVASERRTLNALTLSWPALARHLQSVADAGGQVGHRAQGMLKLMKGFHFLKFCHFLLDFLSLYGPLSEVCQKEIVLITEVNATLGRAYVALETLRHRAGPKEEEFNAGFRDGRLHGIVLERTETSEQWFQADRERVVLTGIEYLQRRFDADRPPQLRNMEVFDTKAWPSGMALASFGNDDILTLARYFELSLPPGYSEEALLEEWLGLKVMAQNLPFSMLCKHALAQHRRFPLLSRLLALVVCVPVSTSCCERGFSAMNRIRTDERTKLSNEVINMLMMTAVNGVAVTEYDPQPAIQHWYLTSSGRRFSHVYTCAPVPSRSHARAGLRKKTGALCREEPNAWKPPGPSCREPVEVLTACVLEPPERLPCPLLGQEAPGCPAKALL from the exons ATGGAGCCCAGGGAGTCGGGGAAG gctcctgtgatGTTTGACGACATCACGGTGTACTTGCTTCAGGAGGAGTGGGTGCTGCTGAGTCAGCAGCAGAAGGACATCTGTGGTTCTGACAAGCTGGTGGCACCCCTGG GATCAACTATTGCCAGCCCGGAGCTGTTCTATAAATTTGAGCAAGGGCCAGAACCATGGCTCGCCAGTGTCCAAGGTCAGAGGAGTCACTTGAGCCCCAACCCAG GAAAAACCAAGATGGGCTTCGTGGAGGAAATGGATATGCAGAGCTCATCCAGAGAAGCTGGACtctacctgcctcctcagaaggAAGCCTGTCTGTCCCATTTCAGCTCAGAGAGAGGCAGCCTCCAGGGAGACTGTGCAGGAAGAAGCAGCAAACCCTCCAAACCCCGATCCATCCAGAAGTCGTGGTTTGCGCAGTTCCCGTGGTTGGTCATGAATGAGGAGCAGACGGCTCTCTTTTGCTGTGCTTGCCGGGAATACCCATCTGTCAGGGACAAGCGGTCAAGATTAATAGAAGGTTATACCGGACCATTCAAGGTGGAGACTCTCAAATACCACGCCAAGAGCAAGGCCCACGTGTTCTGTGTCAAGGCCTTGGCGGCACGGGACCCCCTCTGGGCAGCCCGTTTCCAGAGCACCCAGGAGGTGTCTGGTGATGTACTGGCCAGCCAGGGGCCCTTCTTCCCTGCAGATTATCCCATATTTTACCCCCCAGGGCCTCTGGGGGCCTGTGATAATGTAGCCCAGCTCCTGCCCAGCTCGAGAGCTGCCCTGGGGGACCCTGGAGGGAATGGAGCAATTCCTGCATTGTACCTGGATCGCATCCCTGATTTCAGGCAAACAGAAATCGTTGATGACATCCGCAGTTCCTCAGATGACAACATTTTATGTAATGACTCTGCTGAACCCTGTGGCCAG gaTCCTTCTGAGGAGGGGCTGTTGGAGGAGCTCCCGGTGGTGTTTGAGGATGTGGCGGTGTATTTCACCCGGGAGGAGTGGGGCGCGCTAGACAAGTGGCAGAAGGAACTGTACAGAGACGTGATGCAGATGAACTATGAGCTGTTGGCGTCCCTGG GGCCTGCTGCTGCCAAACCAGACCTGATCTCAAAACTGGAGCGGAGAGCTGCACCCTGGATCAGGGACCCACATGGGCCAAAGTTGGGGAAAGGCCGTCCTCCTCCAG ggaaaaagaagacgGTGGCCGTTAGAGAGGCGCACATACAGGCTTCAGCTGTAGAGTCCTCGTGGCTTCCAGTTCCTTCTGTGGAGACGTGTACCTCCTACTGCAGGCCCCGCCTTTGTGAACTGGAGGCAGATGGACAGGCGAAAATCAAGAGGACTTACAGACCCCGCTCAATTCAGAGGTCGTGGTTTGGGCAGTTCCCATGGTTAGTGATGGACCCCAAAGAGACCAAGCTTTTCTGCTCAGCTTGCAAAGAAAGGCCTAGTCTCCATGACAGATCATCCCGGCTGGTCCGCGGCTACACGGGCCCTTTCAAAGTGGAGACTTTAAAGTACCATGAAGTCAGCAAAGCACACAAGCTCTGTGTCAACACCGTGGAACTCAGGGAGGACACCCCACTGGCCGCCTCAGTCCCCGAGATCTCCAGTGACCTGATGGCCAACATGGAGCACTTTTTCCACGCCGCCTACTCAATCGCGTACCACTCAAGGCCCCTGAACGACTTCGAGAAGATCCTGCAGCTCCTCCAGAGCACGGGGACCATGATTTTGGGCAAGTACCGAAACCGTACCGCCTGCACGCAGTTCATCAAGCACATCTCCGAGACTCTGAAGAAGGAGATCTTGGAGGACGTGCGCAACTCCCCGTGCCTGAGCGTGCTGCTGGACGGCGCCACGGACGCCTCCGACCAGTCCTGTGTGGGCATCTACCTGCGCTATTTGAAGGGGACGGAGATGAAGGAGTCTTACCTCACGCTGGCCCCCCTCCACAGCGAGACGGCCGACGGATACTTCGAGACCATCATCTCGGCTCTGGACGAGCTGGACATCCCCTTCCGGAAGCCGGGCTGGGTGGTGGGCCTGGGAACTGATGGCTCCGCCCCGCTGCGCTGCGGGGGCGGCCTGGTGGAGAAGCTCCAGGAGATCCTGCCCCAGCTGCTGCCAGTGCACTGCGTGGCCCACCGGCTCCCCCTGGCCGTGGTCGACGCCTGCGGGGGCATCGGCCTGGTCAAGAAGTGTGACCGGCACATCCGAACCGTCTTCAAGTTCTACCAGTCCTCCAACAAGAGGCTGAATGAGCTGCAGGAAGGCGCggctcccctggagcaggaaatggtccGCCTGAAGGACCTGAATGCCGTCAGGTGGGTGGCCAGCGAGAGGCGCACGCTGAACGCGCTCACCCTGAGCTGGCCCGCCCTGGCCAGGCACCTCCAGAGCGTGGCGGACGCGGGTGGGCAGGTTGGGCACAGGGCCCAAGGCATGCTGAAGCTGATGAagggcttccatttcctcaagTTCTGCCACTTCCTCTTGGACTTCCTGAGCCTCTACGGGCCTTTGTCCGAGGTATGCCAGAAGGAGATCGTGCTGATCACCGAGGTGAACGCCACGCTGGGGCGGGCCTACGTGGCACTGGAGACCCTCCGTCACCGGGCAGGCCCCAAAGAGGAAGAGTTCAATGCTGGCTTCAGGGACGGGCGGCTCCACGGCATCGTGCTGGAGAGGACTGAAACGTCAGAACAGTGGTTCCAGGCAGACAGGGAGAGAGTGGTCCTGACGGGGATCGAATACCTCCAGCGCAGGTTTGACGCTGACCGTCCCCCGCAGCTCAGGAACATGGAGGTGTTTGACACCAAGGCCTGGCCAAGTGGGATGGCCCTGGCCAGTTTCGGGAATGACGACATCCTGACCCTGGCCAGGTATTTTGAACTCTCACTCCCCCCAGGATACAGCGAGGAGGCTCTGCTGGAGGAGTGGCTGGGCCTGAAGGTCATGGCCCAGAACCTGCCCTTCTCCATGCTGTGCAAGCATGCACTGGCCCAGCACCGCCGCTTCCCCCTGCTCAGCCGGCTCCTGGCCCTGGTGGTCTGCGTGCCTGTCTCCACCTCCTGCTGTGAGCGCGGATTCAGTGCCATGAACCGGATCAGGACCGATGAGAGGACCAAGCTCTCCAATGAGGTGATCAACATGCTTATGATGACGGCCGTGAATGGTGTGGCGGTCACAGAGTATGACCCCCAGCCGGCCATCCAGCACTGGTACCTGACCTCCTCAGGCCGGCGGTTCAGCCACGTCTACACCTGTGCCCCGGTGCCGTCCCGCTCCCACGCAA GGGCAGGGCTCAGGAAGAAGACTGGTGCACTCTGCAGGGAGGAGCCCAACGCCTGGAAGCCGCCCGGCCCGTCCTGCAGGGAACCAGTGGAGGTCCTGACGGCCTGCGTCTTGGAGCCTCCTGAGAGGCTCCCATGTCCCCTCCTTGGCCAGGAGGCCCCAGGCTGTCCTGCTAAAGCACTCCTGTAG
- the ZNF862 gene encoding zinc finger protein 862 isoform X4 → MRSTIASPELFYKFEQGPEPWLASVQGQRSHLSPNPGKTKMGFVEEMDMQSSSREAGLYLPPQKEACLSHFSSERGSLQGDCAGRSSKPSKPRSIQKSWFAQFPWLVMNEEQTALFCCACREYPSVRDKRSRLIEGYTGPFKVETLKYHAKSKAHVFCVKALAARDPLWAARFQSTQEVSGDVLASQGPFFPADYPIFYPPGPLGACDNVAQLLPSSRAALGDPGGNGAIPALYLDRIPDFRQTEIVDDIRSSSDDNILCNDSAEPCGQDPSEEGLLEELPVVFEDVAVYFTREEWGALDKWQKELYRDVMQMNYELLASLGPAAAKPDLISKLERRAAPWIRDPHGPKLGKGRPPPGKKKTVAVREAHIQASAVESSWLPVPSVETCTSYCRPRLCELEADGQAKIKRTYRPRSIQRSWFGQFPWLVMDPKETKLFCSACKERPSLHDRSSRLVRGYTGPFKVETLKYHEVSKAHKLCVNTVELREDTPLAASVPEISSDLMANMEHFFHAAYSIAYHSRPLNDFEKILQLLQSTGTMILGKYRNRTACTQFIKHISETLKKEILEDVRNSPCLSVLLDGATDASDQSCVGIYLRYLKGTEMKESYLTLAPLHSETADGYFETIISALDELDIPFRKPGWVVGLGTDGSAPLRCGGGLVEKLQEILPQLLPVHCVAHRLPLAVVDACGGIGLVKKCDRHIRTVFKFYQSSNKRLNELQEGAAPLEQEMVRLKDLNAVRWVASERRTLNALTLSWPALARHLQSVADAGGQVGHRAQGMLKLMKGFHFLKFCHFLLDFLSLYGPLSEVCQKEIVLITEVNATLGRAYVALETLRHRAGPKEEEFNAGFRDGRLHGIVLERTETSEQWFQADRERVVLTGIEYLQRRFDADRPPQLRNMEVFDTKAWPSGMALASFGNDDILTLARYFELSLPPGYSEEALLEEWLGLKVMAQNLPFSMLCKHALAQHRRFPLLSRLLALVVCVPVSTSCCERGFSAMNRIRTDERTKLSNEVINMLMMTAVNGVAVTEYDPQPAIQHWYLTSSGRRFSHVYTCAPVPSRSHARAGLRKKTGALCREEPNAWKPPGPSCREPVEVLTACVLEPPERLPCPLLGQEAPGCPAKALL, encoded by the exons ATGC GATCAACTATTGCCAGCCCGGAGCTGTTCTATAAATTTGAGCAAGGGCCAGAACCATGGCTCGCCAGTGTCCAAGGTCAGAGGAGTCACTTGAGCCCCAACCCAG GAAAAACCAAGATGGGCTTCGTGGAGGAAATGGATATGCAGAGCTCATCCAGAGAAGCTGGACtctacctgcctcctcagaaggAAGCCTGTCTGTCCCATTTCAGCTCAGAGAGAGGCAGCCTCCAGGGAGACTGTGCAGGAAGAAGCAGCAAACCCTCCAAACCCCGATCCATCCAGAAGTCGTGGTTTGCGCAGTTCCCGTGGTTGGTCATGAATGAGGAGCAGACGGCTCTCTTTTGCTGTGCTTGCCGGGAATACCCATCTGTCAGGGACAAGCGGTCAAGATTAATAGAAGGTTATACCGGACCATTCAAGGTGGAGACTCTCAAATACCACGCCAAGAGCAAGGCCCACGTGTTCTGTGTCAAGGCCTTGGCGGCACGGGACCCCCTCTGGGCAGCCCGTTTCCAGAGCACCCAGGAGGTGTCTGGTGATGTACTGGCCAGCCAGGGGCCCTTCTTCCCTGCAGATTATCCCATATTTTACCCCCCAGGGCCTCTGGGGGCCTGTGATAATGTAGCCCAGCTCCTGCCCAGCTCGAGAGCTGCCCTGGGGGACCCTGGAGGGAATGGAGCAATTCCTGCATTGTACCTGGATCGCATCCCTGATTTCAGGCAAACAGAAATCGTTGATGACATCCGCAGTTCCTCAGATGACAACATTTTATGTAATGACTCTGCTGAACCCTGTGGCCAG gaTCCTTCTGAGGAGGGGCTGTTGGAGGAGCTCCCGGTGGTGTTTGAGGATGTGGCGGTGTATTTCACCCGGGAGGAGTGGGGCGCGCTAGACAAGTGGCAGAAGGAACTGTACAGAGACGTGATGCAGATGAACTATGAGCTGTTGGCGTCCCTGG GGCCTGCTGCTGCCAAACCAGACCTGATCTCAAAACTGGAGCGGAGAGCTGCACCCTGGATCAGGGACCCACATGGGCCAAAGTTGGGGAAAGGCCGTCCTCCTCCAG ggaaaaagaagacgGTGGCCGTTAGAGAGGCGCACATACAGGCTTCAGCTGTAGAGTCCTCGTGGCTTCCAGTTCCTTCTGTGGAGACGTGTACCTCCTACTGCAGGCCCCGCCTTTGTGAACTGGAGGCAGATGGACAGGCGAAAATCAAGAGGACTTACAGACCCCGCTCAATTCAGAGGTCGTGGTTTGGGCAGTTCCCATGGTTAGTGATGGACCCCAAAGAGACCAAGCTTTTCTGCTCAGCTTGCAAAGAAAGGCCTAGTCTCCATGACAGATCATCCCGGCTGGTCCGCGGCTACACGGGCCCTTTCAAAGTGGAGACTTTAAAGTACCATGAAGTCAGCAAAGCACACAAGCTCTGTGTCAACACCGTGGAACTCAGGGAGGACACCCCACTGGCCGCCTCAGTCCCCGAGATCTCCAGTGACCTGATGGCCAACATGGAGCACTTTTTCCACGCCGCCTACTCAATCGCGTACCACTCAAGGCCCCTGAACGACTTCGAGAAGATCCTGCAGCTCCTCCAGAGCACGGGGACCATGATTTTGGGCAAGTACCGAAACCGTACCGCCTGCACGCAGTTCATCAAGCACATCTCCGAGACTCTGAAGAAGGAGATCTTGGAGGACGTGCGCAACTCCCCGTGCCTGAGCGTGCTGCTGGACGGCGCCACGGACGCCTCCGACCAGTCCTGTGTGGGCATCTACCTGCGCTATTTGAAGGGGACGGAGATGAAGGAGTCTTACCTCACGCTGGCCCCCCTCCACAGCGAGACGGCCGACGGATACTTCGAGACCATCATCTCGGCTCTGGACGAGCTGGACATCCCCTTCCGGAAGCCGGGCTGGGTGGTGGGCCTGGGAACTGATGGCTCCGCCCCGCTGCGCTGCGGGGGCGGCCTGGTGGAGAAGCTCCAGGAGATCCTGCCCCAGCTGCTGCCAGTGCACTGCGTGGCCCACCGGCTCCCCCTGGCCGTGGTCGACGCCTGCGGGGGCATCGGCCTGGTCAAGAAGTGTGACCGGCACATCCGAACCGTCTTCAAGTTCTACCAGTCCTCCAACAAGAGGCTGAATGAGCTGCAGGAAGGCGCggctcccctggagcaggaaatggtccGCCTGAAGGACCTGAATGCCGTCAGGTGGGTGGCCAGCGAGAGGCGCACGCTGAACGCGCTCACCCTGAGCTGGCCCGCCCTGGCCAGGCACCTCCAGAGCGTGGCGGACGCGGGTGGGCAGGTTGGGCACAGGGCCCAAGGCATGCTGAAGCTGATGAagggcttccatttcctcaagTTCTGCCACTTCCTCTTGGACTTCCTGAGCCTCTACGGGCCTTTGTCCGAGGTATGCCAGAAGGAGATCGTGCTGATCACCGAGGTGAACGCCACGCTGGGGCGGGCCTACGTGGCACTGGAGACCCTCCGTCACCGGGCAGGCCCCAAAGAGGAAGAGTTCAATGCTGGCTTCAGGGACGGGCGGCTCCACGGCATCGTGCTGGAGAGGACTGAAACGTCAGAACAGTGGTTCCAGGCAGACAGGGAGAGAGTGGTCCTGACGGGGATCGAATACCTCCAGCGCAGGTTTGACGCTGACCGTCCCCCGCAGCTCAGGAACATGGAGGTGTTTGACACCAAGGCCTGGCCAAGTGGGATGGCCCTGGCCAGTTTCGGGAATGACGACATCCTGACCCTGGCCAGGTATTTTGAACTCTCACTCCCCCCAGGATACAGCGAGGAGGCTCTGCTGGAGGAGTGGCTGGGCCTGAAGGTCATGGCCCAGAACCTGCCCTTCTCCATGCTGTGCAAGCATGCACTGGCCCAGCACCGCCGCTTCCCCCTGCTCAGCCGGCTCCTGGCCCTGGTGGTCTGCGTGCCTGTCTCCACCTCCTGCTGTGAGCGCGGATTCAGTGCCATGAACCGGATCAGGACCGATGAGAGGACCAAGCTCTCCAATGAGGTGATCAACATGCTTATGATGACGGCCGTGAATGGTGTGGCGGTCACAGAGTATGACCCCCAGCCGGCCATCCAGCACTGGTACCTGACCTCCTCAGGCCGGCGGTTCAGCCACGTCTACACCTGTGCCCCGGTGCCGTCCCGCTCCCACGCAA GGGCAGGGCTCAGGAAGAAGACTGGTGCACTCTGCAGGGAGGAGCCCAACGCCTGGAAGCCGCCCGGCCCGTCCTGCAGGGAACCAGTGGAGGTCCTGACGGCCTGCGTCTTGGAGCCTCCTGAGAGGCTCCCATGTCCCCTCCTTGGCCAGGAGGCCCCAGGCTGTCCTGCTAAAGCACTCCTGTAG